One genomic segment of Coffea arabica cultivar ET-39 chromosome 6e, Coffea Arabica ET-39 HiFi, whole genome shotgun sequence includes these proteins:
- the LOC140009720 gene encoding uncharacterized protein, producing MEISSSAEEEVEFINCESCGFTEECTVAYISRIRQRYCGMWLCGLCIEAVKVEVLKSERLISTEEALNRHISFCRNFQSTSPPSSSEHPMFAMGKLLRKSLDTPRSLRSSSSCPVREVNQSSLVRSASCFSSLPS from the coding sequence ATGGAAATATCTTCGAGTGCTGAAGAAGAGGTTGAGTTCATCAACTGTGAGTCCTGTGGATTCACAGAGGAGTGTACTGTAGCCTACATATCTCGAATCCGCCAAAGGTATTGTGGAATGTGGCTTTGTGGTCTTTGCATTGAAGCAGTGAAAGTTGAAGTCCTGAAATCAGAAAGACTGATCAGTACCGAAGAAGCTTTGAATAGGCACATCAGCTTCTGCAGAAACTTCCAGTCTACCAGTCCTCCTTCGAGTTCTGAGCATCCCATGTTCGCCATGGGAAAGCTTCTAAGGAAAAGTTTGGATACTCCCAGAAGTTTGAGATCCTCTTCAAGCTGCCCCGTTCGGGAAGTCAATCAATCATCACTTGTTCGTTCAGCGAGCTgtttctcttctcttccttcatGA
- the LOC140009721 gene encoding uncharacterized protein: MDDVPIHKIQISGPALASLLLRFSSSPGAIHGLLFGHVTVSATSSLSDDPTSNLDPSSADVDAGTAIPLLTATVTSFLSLLSHLPRPLQPLPNPNPPSSSLLGWFSACRRIPLRPSLNDSTTTHALSSSTPLSLFPFLVSLQTSLSSLCNSFVE; this comes from the coding sequence ATGGACGACGTTCCTATTCACAAGATCCAAATTTCTGGTCCTGCACTGGCCTCCCTACTCCTCCGTTTCTCCTCTTCCCCCGGGGCTATTCACGGCCTTCTCTTCGGCCACGTCACTGTCTCCGCCACCTCCTCTCTCTCCGACGATCCCACCTCCAATCTAGACCCTTCTTCCGCTGATGTCGATGCTGGCACCGCCATTCCGCTTCTTACAGCCACCGTCACCTCCTTCCTCTCCCTCCTTTCGCACCTCCCTCGCCCACTCCAACCCCTCCCGAATCCTAACCCAccttcctcctccctcctcGGCTGGTTCTCCGCCTGCCGCAGAATCCCTCTCCGCCCCTCCCTTAACGACTCCACCACCACGCACGCTCTCTCCTCCTCTACTCCCCTCTCCCTCTTCCCTTTTTTAGTTTCTTTGCAGActtctctctcttccctctgcAATTCGTTTGTTGAATAA